A region from the Salvia splendens isolate huo1 chromosome 15, SspV2, whole genome shotgun sequence genome encodes:
- the LOC121769022 gene encoding glucose-6-phosphate isomerase 1, chloroplastic-like, producing MASSVSGGLSFKLTPHSLTHRTTPSLFSHPAAQLRVARQVPPETLSNSASATDAAVHLSAHALEKDPRELWKRYVEWLYQHKELGLYLDVSRVGFTDEFFREMEPRLQKAFTDMEELEKGAIANPDEGRMVGHYWLRNPKLAPKAILTQQIETTLESICDFADLVISGKIRPPQKERFTQILSIGIGGSALGPQFVAEALAPDNPPLKIRFIDNTDPAGIDHQIAQLGSELESTLVIVVSKSGGTPETRNGLLEVQKAFREAGLDFAKQGVAITQENSLLDNTARIEGWLARFPMFDWVGGRTSEMSAVGLLAAALQGIDIKEMLAGAALMDEANRTKLVRDNPAALLALCWYWAADGVGSKDMVVLPYKDSLLLFSRYLQQLVMESLGKEFDLDGNRVNQGLSVYGNKGSTDQHAYIQQLRDGVHNFFVTFIEVLRDRPPGHDWELEPGVTCGDYLFGFLQGTRSALYANNRESITVTVQEVTPRSVGALVALYERAVGIYASLVNINAYHQPGVEAGKKAAGEVLALQKRVLAVLNEASCKQPIEPLTLEEIADRCHAPEEIEMIYKIIAHMAANDRALIAEGSCGTPKTVKVFLGECNVDDMYP from the exons ATGGCTTCCTCCGTCTCCGGCGGCCTCTCCTTCAAGCTCACCCCGCACTCCCTCACTCACCGCACCACCCCGTCTCTCTTCTCCCACCCCGCCGCCCAATTGAGGGTGGCGCGCCAGGTCCCCCCGGAGACGCTCTCCAATTCCGCCTCCGCCACCGACGCCGCCGTGCACTTGTCGGCGCACGCGCTGGAGAAGGACCCCCGCGAGCTGTGGAAGAGGTACGTGGAATGGCTGTACCAGCACAAGGAGCTGGGGCTCTACCTGGACGTCAGCCGGGTCGGGTTCACCGACGAATTCTTCCGAGAAATGGAGCCCCGCCTCCAGAAGGCATTCACCGACATGGAGGAGCTCGAGAAGGGGGCGATTGCCAATCCGGATGAGGGCAGGATGGTTGGGCATTATTGGCTCAGGAATCCCAAGCTCGCTCCCAAAGCTATCCTCACTCAGCAGATCGAGACTACGTTGGAGAGTATCTGTGATTTTGCTGACCTAGTCATCAGTGGTAAG ATTAGGCCCCCTCAGAAAGAAAGATTCACCCAAATCCTTTCTATTGGAATTGGTGGTTCAGCTCTGGGGCCACAATTTGTTGCAGAGGCACTGGCTCCTGATAATCCCCCACTTAAG ATAAGATTCATTGACAATACAGATCCAGCTGGGATTGATCATCAGATAGCGCAGCTTGGCAGTGAGCTAGAATCTACGCTTGTAATAGTGGTTTCAAAG AGTGGAGGCACACCCGAAACAAGAAATGGTCTACTTGAAGTTCAGAAAGCCTTCCGTGAAGCTGGTCTGGATTTCGCAAAACAG GGTGTTGCAATTACACAAGAGAATTCATTGCTTGATAACACAGCCAGGATTGAGGGCTGGTTAGCAAGATTTCCCATGTTTGACTGGGTGGGTGGTAGAACGTCAGAAATGTCTGCCGTTGGTTTACTTGCAGCTGCACTTCAg GGAATTGATATTAAAGAAATGCTAGCTGGTGCAGCATTGATGGATGAAGCCAACAGAACCAAACTA GTCAGGGATAATCCAGCAGCGCTGCTAGCTTTATGTTGGTATTGGGCAGCAGATGGAGTCGGATCGAAG GATATGGTTGTCCTTCCTTACAAGGACAGCTTATTATTGTTCAGTCGATATTTGCAGCAGCTAGTCATGGAATCACTTGGAAAGGAGTTTGATCTGGATGGCAACCGG GTAAACCAAGGGCTAAGTGTTTATGGTAACAAGGGAAGCACTGATCAGCATGC ATACATTCAACAGCTCAGAGACGGGGTGCACAACTTTTTTGTCACGTTCATTGAAGTGCTACGAGATAGACCCCCTGGTCATGATTGGGAGCTTGAACCAGGTGTCACCTGTGGTGACTATCTATTTGGATTCTTACAG gGGACCAGATCTGCTTTATATGCCAATAACCGAGAGTCTATTACAGTCACTGTGCAAGAGGTGACACCCAGGTCCGTTGGTGCTTTGGTAGCCCTTTACGAGCGAGCAGTTGGGATTTATGCCTCATTGGTCAACATCAATGCCTACCATCAACCCG GAGTTGAAGCGGGCAAAAAAGCAGCAGGAGAAGTTTTAGCTCTTCAAAAACGCGTTCTTGCTGTATTAAATGAAGCAAG CTGCAAACAACCCATTGAACCATTAACACTTGAAGAAATAGCTGATCGTTGCCATGCTCCTGAGGAA ATTGAAATGATCTACAAGATTATTGCACATATGGCTGCCAATGATAGAGCTCTAATAGCTGAAGGGAGCTGTGGTACACCAAAAACCGTCAAGGTTTTCTTAGGGGAGTGCaatgttgatgatatgtaccCCTAA